One stretch of Clavibacter michiganensis DNA includes these proteins:
- a CDS encoding SGNH/GDSL hydrolase family protein, with translation MTGRIRRFAQAVARPAIFAQYVALRTGLQGTVFPRDTASGVVPGDFPHRVLVIGEATAVGMGVLSHELGMAGHFSRQLARRTGRGVEWATRPFSDLTIHTAAGTVRDRALLDGVDVVLLMVGVGDSIRLTPQRTWRRLLCTAIDDLMQGLPEGAHVLIPEVPPLNESVGIPAAWRAVAARHARLLNRITAEIVASRPEVAAVPFPGESVIDLGDPDAAQASRVYASWSRAFVQRMLGPSRAAEA, from the coding sequence GTGACGGGACGCATCAGGCGGTTCGCGCAGGCCGTGGCACGGCCGGCGATCTTCGCGCAGTACGTGGCCCTGCGCACCGGTCTCCAGGGCACCGTCTTCCCGCGCGACACGGCCTCCGGCGTCGTGCCGGGCGACTTCCCGCACCGCGTGCTCGTCATCGGCGAGGCCACGGCCGTCGGCATGGGCGTCCTCTCGCACGAGCTCGGAATGGCCGGCCACTTCTCCCGCCAGCTGGCCCGCCGCACGGGCCGCGGCGTCGAGTGGGCGACGCGCCCCTTCTCCGACCTCACGATCCACACCGCCGCGGGCACCGTGCGGGACCGTGCGCTCCTCGACGGCGTCGACGTGGTGCTCCTGATGGTGGGCGTGGGCGACAGCATCCGCCTCACGCCGCAGCGCACGTGGCGGAGGCTGCTGTGCACGGCCATCGACGACCTGATGCAGGGGCTGCCGGAGGGCGCGCACGTGCTCATCCCGGAGGTGCCGCCGCTGAACGAGAGCGTCGGGATCCCCGCGGCGTGGCGCGCGGTCGCCGCCCGGCACGCGCGGCTGCTCAACAGGATCACGGCCGAGATCGTCGCGTCCCGCCCCGAGGTCGCCGCCGTGCCGTTCCCCGGCGAGAGCGTCATCGACCTCGGTGACCCGGACGCCGCGCAGGCCTCCCGCGTCTACGCCTCCTGGTCGCGCGCCTTCGTCCAGCGGATGCTCGGGCCCTCCCGCGCCGCCGAGGCGTGA
- a CDS encoding SRPBCC family protein encodes MPRVIETVDVNVPVSTAYNQWTQFESFPNFLSYVESITQVTDTLTEWKVKIGGIERTFEANITEQHPDERVAWNSTGGDEDHAGVVTFHKLSDAETRVTVQLDWEAKGLVEKVGAAIGVDDHVIKADLKNFKEFIEKRGSEDGAWRGDVQA; translated from the coding sequence ATGCCCCGAGTAATCGAGACCGTCGACGTCAACGTCCCCGTCAGCACCGCCTACAACCAGTGGACCCAGTTCGAGTCGTTCCCGAACTTCCTCAGCTACGTGGAGTCGATCACGCAGGTCACCGACACGCTCACCGAGTGGAAGGTCAAGATCGGCGGCATCGAGCGCACCTTCGAGGCCAACATCACCGAGCAGCACCCCGACGAGCGCGTCGCCTGGAACTCCACGGGCGGCGACGAGGACCACGCCGGCGTCGTCACGTTCCACAAGCTCAGCGACGCCGAGACCCGCGTCACCGTCCAGCTGGACTGGGAGGCGAAGGGCCTCGTCGAGAAGGTCGGCGCCGCGATCGGCGTCGACGACCACGTCATCAAGGCGGACCTCAAGAACTTCAAGGAGTTCATCGAGAAGCGCGGCTCCGAGGACGGCGCCTGGCGCGGGGACGTCCAGGCCTGA
- a CDS encoding RDD family protein, which translates to MSDTHDDGRPDAGAPPAYAPAAPPAPAYPAAVPPPGYGMVLLPHALRPLPAHVDPTWRLAGVGRRAAGRILDQVVFGVVGGLSAAAFIIPIQGMARQRINDLQLIGEAADDMMDTYFGGAALAVLISLISYLLIATWWLGGKGTTPGKAMVGIRVQRFSEPGTLGFGRALLRGVVQNGFVLGWLFTVWLPYASVGWDSRHLLRGWHDLAADDVVLARRTETSASY; encoded by the coding sequence ATGAGCGACACGCACGACGACGGCCGGCCGGACGCGGGGGCCCCGCCGGCGTACGCGCCCGCTGCCCCGCCCGCGCCCGCGTACCCGGCGGCCGTCCCGCCGCCCGGCTACGGGATGGTCCTCCTGCCGCACGCGCTGCGTCCGCTCCCCGCGCACGTCGACCCGACCTGGCGCCTCGCGGGCGTCGGGCGTCGGGCGGCCGGGCGGATCCTCGACCAGGTCGTCTTCGGGGTCGTCGGCGGGCTCTCCGCGGCGGCCTTCATCATCCCGATCCAGGGCATGGCACGGCAGCGGATCAACGACCTGCAGCTGATCGGCGAGGCCGCCGACGACATGATGGACACCTACTTCGGCGGTGCCGCGCTCGCCGTCCTCATCAGCCTGATCTCCTACCTCCTCATCGCCACGTGGTGGCTCGGCGGGAAGGGCACGACGCCCGGCAAGGCCATGGTCGGGATCCGCGTCCAGCGCTTCTCCGAGCCCGGCACGCTCGGCTTCGGCCGGGCCCTCCTCCGCGGCGTGGTGCAGAACGGCTTCGTCCTCGGCTGGCTGTTCACGGTATGGCTGCCGTACGCGTCCGTCGGCTGGGACTCGCGCCACCTGCTCCGCGGCTGGCACGACCTCGCCGCCGACGACGTCGTGCTCGCGCGTCGCACGGAGACCTCCGCGTCGTACTGA
- a CDS encoding alkene reductase produces the protein MKLFSPVALGALELPNRVAMAPLTRMRSDEHGVPGDLVVEYYRQRASTGLIVSEGVFTSERSKAYPGQPGIVTDEQIAGWRRVTDAVHEAGGRIVMQLMHGGRVSHEDITGGLPLLAPSAIAIQGEVHVPTGKKPYPVPSEPETDEVPLIVDELTVAARNAIDAGFDGVEIHSANGYLLHEFLSPVSNVRTDAYGGSPENRAKLGIDVAHAVSREIGAERVGIRISPSHNIQDVLEEDADETRATYEALLSGIAPLGLAYVSILHAEPAGELVQGLRKTFGGPLMINSGFGVQTEYDEAVQLVDEGTADVVAVGRMVIANPDLVERWESGAETNEPNPATFYGPGAEGYTDYPALAS, from the coding sequence GTGAAGCTGTTCTCCCCCGTCGCCCTCGGCGCCCTCGAGCTCCCCAACCGCGTCGCCATGGCGCCCCTGACCCGCATGCGCTCCGACGAGCACGGCGTGCCCGGCGACCTCGTCGTCGAGTACTACCGCCAGCGCGCGTCCACCGGCCTCATCGTGTCCGAGGGCGTGTTCACCAGCGAGCGCAGCAAGGCGTACCCGGGCCAGCCCGGCATCGTGACGGACGAGCAGATCGCCGGCTGGCGCCGCGTCACCGACGCGGTGCACGAGGCCGGCGGCCGCATCGTCATGCAGCTCATGCACGGCGGGCGCGTGTCGCACGAGGACATCACGGGCGGCCTGCCGCTGCTCGCGCCGAGCGCCATCGCGATCCAGGGCGAGGTGCACGTGCCCACCGGCAAGAAGCCGTACCCCGTGCCGAGCGAGCCCGAGACCGACGAGGTCCCGCTCATCGTCGACGAGCTCACGGTCGCGGCCCGCAACGCGATCGACGCCGGGTTCGACGGCGTCGAGATCCACTCGGCCAACGGCTACCTGCTGCACGAGTTCCTCTCGCCCGTCTCGAACGTGCGCACCGACGCCTACGGCGGATCGCCCGAGAACCGCGCGAAGCTCGGCATCGACGTGGCGCACGCGGTCTCCCGCGAGATCGGCGCCGAGCGCGTCGGCATCCGCATCTCCCCCTCGCACAACATCCAGGACGTGCTCGAGGAGGACGCCGACGAGACGCGCGCCACCTACGAGGCGCTGCTCTCCGGCATCGCGCCGCTCGGCCTCGCCTACGTGAGCATCCTGCACGCCGAGCCCGCGGGCGAGCTCGTGCAGGGCCTCCGGAAGACCTTCGGCGGCCCGCTCATGATCAACAGCGGCTTCGGCGTGCAGACCGAGTACGACGAGGCCGTCCAGCTCGTCGACGAGGGCACGGCGGACGTCGTCGCCGTCGGCCGCATGGTCATCGCGAACCCCGACCTCGTCGAGCGCTGGGAGTCCGGCGCCGAGACGAACGAGCCGAACCCGGCCACCTTCTACGGCCCCGGCGCCGAGGGCTACACCGACTACCCGGCGCTCGCGAGCTGA
- a CDS encoding TIGR02611 family protein, which translates to MSDTLTREYEAGSSHAHPLRRFLRRCRAWIELHPKARWLYRILVGMLGVGIVLVGIVLIPLPGPGWLIVFLGIAVLGTEFPAAHRVNVFLKRQLHRFWDAWRRWRASRAERRAARTSR; encoded by the coding sequence ATGTCCGACACCCTGACCCGCGAGTACGAGGCGGGCTCCAGCCACGCGCATCCGCTCCGGCGGTTCCTGCGCCGCTGCCGGGCCTGGATCGAGCTGCACCCGAAGGCCCGCTGGCTGTACCGGATCCTCGTGGGGATGCTCGGCGTCGGCATCGTCCTCGTCGGCATCGTCCTCATCCCGCTGCCCGGCCCCGGCTGGCTCATCGTCTTCCTCGGGATCGCCGTGCTCGGCACCGAGTTCCCGGCTGCGCACCGCGTGAACGTGTTCCTCAAGCGCCAGCTGCACCGCTTCTGGGACGCCTGGCGCCGCTGGCGCGCCTCCCGCGCCGAGCGCCGCGCGGCGCGCACCAGCCGCTGA
- a CDS encoding TetR family transcriptional regulator — protein sequence MAETTGSARSTDEKQDDVRHRILLAAREEFAAHGLAGARVDRIARSGRASKERLYAHFTDKESLFHAVLKLNGIEFFSAVTLDPADLPGFVGQLFDHAYEHPQHRRMLAWARLDGLELDVPHSATSPSAKVQAVRRGQEEGHIDPSWDPQRLLTMLFALAQAWVQSPYPAMHQDSPRARAADRAAVVEAARRITAPAAR from the coding sequence ATGGCAGAGACGACGGGGTCCGCCCGATCCACCGACGAGAAGCAGGACGACGTCCGGCACCGCATCCTCCTGGCCGCGCGCGAGGAGTTCGCCGCGCACGGGCTGGCTGGCGCGCGGGTCGACCGCATCGCCCGCTCGGGCCGCGCGAGCAAGGAGCGGCTGTACGCGCACTTCACCGACAAGGAGTCGCTCTTCCACGCGGTGCTGAAGCTCAACGGCATCGAGTTCTTCTCCGCCGTGACGCTGGATCCCGCCGACCTCCCCGGCTTCGTCGGCCAGCTCTTCGACCACGCGTACGAGCACCCGCAGCACCGCCGCATGCTCGCGTGGGCGCGGCTCGACGGCCTGGAGCTCGACGTGCCGCACAGCGCGACGTCGCCGTCGGCCAAGGTGCAGGCTGTCCGCCGCGGGCAGGAGGAGGGCCACATCGACCCGTCGTGGGATCCGCAGCGCCTCCTCACGATGCTGTTCGCGCTCGCGCAGGCGTGGGTGCAGTCGCCGTACCCGGCGATGCACCAGGACTCGCCCCGGGCGCGCGCCGCGGACCGGGCGGCCGTCGTGGAGGCGGCCCGGCGGATCACGGCACCGGCCGCGCGCTGA
- a CDS encoding MFS transporter, producing MDRPRPPGRRTTIQEHQISHARTPENAPPSTSSAGHAATSGPAAPSAPAAPSARSKWILLAVVALAQLMVVLDGTIVNIALPAAQRDLGMTDADRTWVVTVYALAFGSLLLLGGRIADYWGRKRSFLLGMVGFAAASALGGFAVSSEMLLIARGLQGVFAALLAPAALALLSVTFPSGPDRVKAFAVYGTIAGSGAAVGLLLGGVLTEYLSWHWCLLVNVPIAIVAIVAGIPLVKESRADGDRSYDVPGALLVTLGLASIVYGFSRAENGWGEPDTIGFLALGVGIMVAFVWWESRARNPLLPLRVVADRTRGGAYLTSVMVGAALLGGLLYLTLHFQIVLGMSPLISGLASLPMAATIMLTAPQVARLLPKVGPRILMTVGPLVAAAGLLWFSRITVDGAYVVQVLPGQILLGIGLAFVFVPMQNVALSGIEPRDAGVAGAALTGTQQIGGSIGTAVFTALFASAVTASVTDGVQNPLQQQVDGYHVVFLAAAIGVACASIISWSMVRVPLERFREGASTEAVSMH from the coding sequence TTGGACCGTCCTCGCCCGCCCGGGCGCCGCACGACCATCCAGGAGCACCAGATCTCGCACGCACGCACCCCCGAGAACGCACCGCCCTCCACGTCCTCCGCCGGCCATGCCGCGACCTCCGGCCCGGCCGCGCCCTCGGCGCCCGCCGCGCCCTCCGCCCGCAGCAAGTGGATCCTCCTCGCCGTCGTCGCCCTCGCCCAGCTGATGGTCGTGCTCGACGGCACCATCGTGAACATCGCCCTGCCCGCCGCCCAGCGCGACCTCGGCATGACCGACGCCGACCGCACCTGGGTCGTCACCGTCTACGCGCTCGCCTTCGGCTCGCTCCTCCTGCTCGGCGGCCGCATCGCCGACTACTGGGGCCGCAAGCGCTCCTTCCTCCTCGGCATGGTCGGCTTCGCGGCGGCCTCCGCGCTCGGCGGCTTCGCCGTCTCGAGCGAGATGCTCCTCATCGCGCGCGGCCTCCAGGGCGTCTTCGCGGCGCTCCTCGCGCCCGCCGCGCTCGCGCTGCTGTCGGTGACCTTCCCGTCCGGCCCCGACCGCGTCAAGGCGTTCGCGGTCTACGGCACCATCGCCGGATCCGGCGCGGCCGTCGGCCTGCTGCTCGGCGGCGTGCTCACCGAGTACCTCAGCTGGCACTGGTGCCTGCTCGTCAACGTGCCCATCGCGATCGTCGCGATCGTCGCCGGCATCCCGCTGGTGAAGGAGAGCCGCGCCGACGGCGACCGCAGCTACGACGTGCCCGGCGCGCTCCTCGTCACCCTCGGCCTCGCGTCGATCGTCTACGGCTTCTCCCGCGCGGAGAACGGCTGGGGCGAGCCCGACACCATCGGCTTCCTCGCGCTCGGCGTGGGGATCATGGTCGCGTTCGTCTGGTGGGAGTCGCGGGCGCGCAACCCGCTGCTGCCGCTCCGCGTGGTCGCCGACCGCACCCGCGGCGGCGCGTACCTCACCTCGGTGATGGTGGGCGCGGCGCTCCTCGGCGGGCTGCTGTACCTCACGCTGCACTTCCAGATCGTGCTCGGCATGTCGCCGCTGATCTCGGGCCTCGCGTCGCTGCCGATGGCCGCGACCATCATGCTCACCGCCCCGCAGGTCGCGCGGCTCCTCCCCAAGGTCGGTCCGCGCATCCTCATGACGGTCGGACCGCTCGTCGCGGCCGCCGGGCTCCTCTGGTTCAGCCGCATCACCGTCGACGGCGCGTACGTCGTGCAGGTGCTGCCCGGCCAGATCCTGCTCGGCATCGGGCTCGCGTTCGTGTTCGTGCCCATGCAGAACGTCGCGCTCTCCGGCATCGAGCCGCGGGATGCGGGCGTCGCGGGCGCGGCGCTCACGGGCACGCAGCAGATCGGTGGATCCATCGGCACGGCCGTCTTCACGGCCCTCTTCGCGTCGGCCGTCACCGCGTCCGTCACGGACGGCGTCCAGAACCCGCTGCAGCAGCAGGTCGACGGGTACCACGTGGTGTTCCTGGCCGCGGCGATCGGCGTGGCGTGCGCCTCGATCATCTCCTGGTCGATGGTGCGCGTCCCGCTCGAGCGCTTCCGCGAGGGCGCATCGACCGAGGCTGTCAGCATGCACTGA